CCGTGATCGGGCAGAAGACGATCGGTCCCTCCGCGAGCTCCACGAGCGCGACGATGTACGGCGGCTCGAAGCCGATGGGGGCGTGGTGGACCACCGCGCTCGATCGGATGCGGCCGCGGCGCCCGACGGCCACCTCGTCGACCGGCTCGGCCCCGCAGCCGCCGCACACCGGGCGCGCCGGGAACGAGATGAAGCCGCAGGCGCGACACCGGCTGCCAACCAGATGCGGCGGCTCCCCGGGGGGCTGGCGATACACGCCGGCGCCGGGTGCGGCCGTCATCGGGCGAGCACCGTGGCCACACCCGCCGCCGAGTCCCCCTCGAGCCACCCGCCGCTGTTCTGGGCCAGGGCCACCCGGGCCCTGGCGATCTGCCGCCCCTGGGCCTCGCCGCGGAGCTGCCACACGGCCTCGGCGATCTGCGCGAGTCCTGTGGCGCCGACGGGATGGCCGCGGGAGGTCAGCCCGCCGCTGGGGTTGAAGGGGATCCGCCCCGTGTGGCAGGTGTCGCCAGCCTCGAGGAGGCGAGCCGCCTCGCCCGCCTTGCAGAAGCCGAGATCCTCATAGTACAGGAGCTCGCCCGGCGAGGTGGCGTCGTGGCACTCGACCATGTCGATGTCCTCGGGCCCGAGCCCCGCCTGCTCGTAGGCGGCCTGGACGGTGCGCGACGCCGTGGAGAGCTGGCCCTCGCGGCCCGCGCCGAGCGCGCCCGAGCGGAGCTGGCAGGCCAGCACCCGGATGGCGTCGGCCCGCGCCCGCCGGCGCGCGACCTCGGCGCTGCAGAGCAGCGCCGCCGCGGCCCCGTCGCTGATCGACGAGCACATGAGGAGCCGGATCGGCCCCGCGATCGGGCGCGAGGCGAGGACTTCCTCGGCCGTGACGTCCTTCCGGTGCTGCGCGTACGGGTTCAGCCGCCCGTGCCGGTGGCTCTTCACGGTGACCTCGGCGAGGTGACGCAGGGCGAGGCTCCCGCTCGCCAGCCGCGCCTGGATCCGCATGGCGTAGATCGCGGTGAACTGCAGCCCCATGTCGTGCGTCAGCTCCACGTCCGCCGAGGCGGCCAGCGCGCGCAGCGTCTGGCCCGTGTCGCCCACGAACATCTTCTCGGCGCCGACGGCCAGCGCGACGTCGCAGGCCCCGGCACTCACCGCGAGGACAGCCTGGTGGAAGGCCGTGGCGCCGCTGGCGCAGGCGTTCTCGACATTCACCACGGGCACGCCGGCGATCCCGGCCTCGCGCAGCGCGATCTGGCCGCGGATCGACTCCTGCCCGGTCAGGAGCCCCCCGAGGGCGTTGGCGAAGAACGCGGCCTGCACCTCCCGCGGGCCGACGCCGGCGTCGCGGAGGGCCGCCCGGGCGGCGGTCCCGGCCAGCGCCCGCAGCGGCGTGTCGGGAAACC
The sequence above is a segment of the Candidatus Rokuibacteriota bacterium genome. Coding sequences within it:
- a CDS encoding OB-fold domain-containing protein, which translates into the protein MTAAPGAGVYRQPPGEPPHLVGSRCRACGFISFPARPVCGGCGAEPVDEVAVGRRGRIRSSAVVHHAPIGFEPPYIVALVELAEGPIVFCPITGVLPEEGTAAPGMAVELTVAPARPGGTAVFQFRPAPG
- a CDS encoding thiolase family protein translates to MREVVVLGVGMHPFGRFPDTPLRALAGTAARAALRDAGVGPREVQAAFFANALGGLLTGQESIRGQIALREAGIAGVPVVNVENACASGATAFHQAVLAVSAGACDVALAVGAEKMFVGDTGQTLRALAASADVELTHDMGLQFTAIYAMRIQARLASGSLALRHLAEVTVKSHRHGRLNPYAQHRKDVTAEEVLASRPIAGPIRLLMCSSISDGAAAALLCSAEVARRRARADAIRVLACQLRSGALGAGREGQLSTASRTVQAAYEQAGLGPEDIDMVECHDATSPGELLYYEDLGFCKAGEAARLLEAGDTCHTGRIPFNPSGGLTSRGHPVGATGLAQIAEAVWQLRGEAQGRQIARARVALAQNSGGWLEGDSAAGVATVLAR